In the Gopherus flavomarginatus isolate rGopFla2 chromosome 6, rGopFla2.mat.asm, whole genome shotgun sequence genome, one interval contains:
- the C6H10orf53 gene encoding UPF0728 protein C10orf53 homolog isoform X4, with amino-acid sequence MCDAQSLTGCVCVGPARRACQPRCHLQTEPDAQPALALRQKLGCSQRPASVRQVTGPADLHTPPLGTGARAPHSRDPQFPALATARRGGCRWGRGSAPAMPALVTLRFGPYRSCGVLEHRPFRLQGLQAVLQAEGHQLILEKIPDWNNVELIVNGETVFECNINDLDFGPIIM; translated from the exons ATGTGCGATGCACAGAGCCTGACAGGCTGTGTCTGCGTGGGACCCGCGCGCAGAGCGTGCCAGCCACGCTGTCACCTGCAGACCGAGCCCGACGCCCAGCCAGCCCTCGCTCTACGCCAGAAACTGGGCTGCAGCCAGCGCCCGGCCTCGGTGAGGCAGGTTACCGGCCCCGCCGACCTCCACACGCCGCCACTGGGGACTGGAGCGCGGGCGCCCCACTCACGTGACCCGCAGTTCCCTGCCTTAGCAACCGCCCGGCGCGGCGGCTGTCGCTGGGGTCGGGGCTCCGCGCCCGCCATGCCCGCGCTGGTGACGCTCCGGTTCGGCCCCTACCGGAGCTGCGGGGTGTTGGAGCACAGGCCCTTCCGCCTGCAGGGCCTGCAAG CTGTGTTGCAAGCAGAGGGTCACCAACTTATTCTGGAAAAGATACCGGATTGGAATAATGTAGAACTCATAGTGAATGGAGAGACTGTTTTCGAGTGCAACATTAATGATCTAGACTTTG GTCCAATTATAATGTAA
- the C6H10orf53 gene encoding UPF0728 protein C10orf53 homolog isoform X3 — MCDAQSLTGCVCVGPARRACQPRCHLQTEPDAQPALALRQKLGCSQRPASVRQVTGPADLHTPPLGTGARAPHSRDPQFPALATARRGGCRWGRGSAPAMPALVTLRFGPYRSCGVLEHRPFRLQGLQAVLQAEGHQLILEKIPDWNNVELIVNGETVFECNINDLDFGVKDFSFVV, encoded by the exons ATGTGCGATGCACAGAGCCTGACAGGCTGTGTCTGCGTGGGACCCGCGCGCAGAGCGTGCCAGCCACGCTGTCACCTGCAGACCGAGCCCGACGCCCAGCCAGCCCTCGCTCTACGCCAGAAACTGGGCTGCAGCCAGCGCCCGGCCTCGGTGAGGCAGGTTACCGGCCCCGCCGACCTCCACACGCCGCCACTGGGGACTGGAGCGCGGGCGCCCCACTCACGTGACCCGCAGTTCCCTGCCTTAGCAACCGCCCGGCGCGGCGGCTGTCGCTGGGGTCGGGGCTCCGCGCCCGCCATGCCCGCGCTGGTGACGCTCCGGTTCGGCCCCTACCGGAGCTGCGGGGTGTTGGAGCACAGGCCCTTCCGCCTGCAGGGCCTGCAAG CTGTGTTGCAAGCAGAGGGTCACCAACTTATTCTGGAAAAGATACCGGATTGGAATAATGTAGAACTCATAGTGAATGGAGAGACTGTTTTCGAGTGCAACATTAATGATCTAGACTTTG GTGTCAAGGATTTCAGTTTTGTTGTCTGA
- the C6H10orf53 gene encoding UPF0728 protein C10orf53 homolog isoform X1, producing the protein MPALVTLRFGPYRSCGVLEHRPFRLQGLQAVLQAEGHQLILEKIPDWNNVELIVNGETVFECNINDLDFGGDGKLDPLCEGARIAVLNAY; encoded by the exons ATGCCCGCGCTGGTGACGCTCCGGTTCGGCCCCTACCGGAGCTGCGGGGTGTTGGAGCACAGGCCCTTCCGCCTGCAGGGCCTGCAAG CTGTGTTGCAAGCAGAGGGTCACCAACTTATTCTGGAAAAGATACCGGATTGGAATAATGTAGAACTCATAGTGAATGGAGAGACTGTTTTCGAGTGCAACATTAATGATCTAGACTTTG GAGGTGATGGCAAATTGGATCCACTATGTGAAGGAGCCAGAATAGCAGTGCTAAATGCCTACTGA
- the C6H10orf53 gene encoding UPF0728 protein C10orf53 homolog isoform X2: MCDAQSLTGCVCVGPARRACQPRCHLQTEPDAQPALALRQKLGCSQRPASVRQVTGPADLHTPPLGTGARAPHSRDPQFPALATARRGGCRWGRGSAPAMPALVTLRFGPYRSCGVLEHRPFRLQGLQAVLQAEGHQLILEKIPDWNNVELIVNGETVFECNINDLDFGCEFSGLSQS, from the exons ATGTGCGATGCACAGAGCCTGACAGGCTGTGTCTGCGTGGGACCCGCGCGCAGAGCGTGCCAGCCACGCTGTCACCTGCAGACCGAGCCCGACGCCCAGCCAGCCCTCGCTCTACGCCAGAAACTGGGCTGCAGCCAGCGCCCGGCCTCGGTGAGGCAGGTTACCGGCCCCGCCGACCTCCACACGCCGCCACTGGGGACTGGAGCGCGGGCGCCCCACTCACGTGACCCGCAGTTCCCTGCCTTAGCAACCGCCCGGCGCGGCGGCTGTCGCTGGGGTCGGGGCTCCGCGCCCGCCATGCCCGCGCTGGTGACGCTCCGGTTCGGCCCCTACCGGAGCTGCGGGGTGTTGGAGCACAGGCCCTTCCGCCTGCAGGGCCTGCAAG CTGTGTTGCAAGCAGAGGGTCACCAACTTATTCTGGAAAAGATACCGGATTGGAATAATGTAGAACTCATAGTGAATGGAGAGACTGTTTTCGAGTGCAACATTAATGATCTAGACTTTG GCTGCGAATTCTCAGGACTATCACAGTCATGA